From one Acidibrevibacterium fodinaquatile genomic stretch:
- a CDS encoding fatty acid desaturase family protein produces MTSRSATAETEPAPVPREHVRRALAPYLALAPGRALADFLIDYACYGAAIAGVLFAPWLAAKILCSLVAGIKIANLGTLGHDAAHGNLFRRRWQNRLVGVLSFLPGLYNYQLWIYDHHQVHHPFNNGRHRDSWTPLSKAEYDALPRFRRWREHLYRMPFGLGFAPYYIIERWWVVRFFPRASLLPARLMASAWRYFALLVVYLSGFLALLACAPLYSSTGTATALILGFVVPFYVWQTLFAFSVLVHHTHPDIPWFDGAVDRKDTVPMEQIALHLAFPYWFSFLVHFICEHPVHHVMPRIPYHQLYAAQRRLNEVSSELIVYQRFSFAWLNDMLRRCKLYDYERNCWIDYDGRPTAASPVTDALRTAMARSRGTMYVPPHGATAPAA; encoded by the coding sequence ATGACGAGCCGATCCGCGACCGCCGAAACCGAGCCGGCCCCGGTCCCGCGCGAACATGTCCGCCGCGCGCTCGCCCCCTATCTCGCCCTTGCCCCGGGGCGGGCGCTCGCCGATTTCCTGATCGATTATGCGTGTTACGGCGCGGCCATCGCCGGCGTGCTGTTCGCGCCCTGGCTCGCCGCGAAAATTCTTTGCAGCCTCGTCGCCGGCATCAAGATCGCCAATCTCGGCACTCTCGGCCATGACGCGGCGCACGGCAATCTTTTCCGCCGCCGCTGGCAGAACCGCCTGGTCGGCGTGCTGAGTTTTCTCCCCGGCCTCTATAATTATCAGCTCTGGATTTATGATCATCATCAAGTCCATCACCCGTTCAACAATGGCCGCCACCGGGATTCATGGACTCCCCTCTCGAAAGCGGAATACGACGCCTTGCCGCGTTTTCGCCGCTGGCGCGAGCATCTCTATCGCATGCCGTTCGGGCTGGGCTTTGCGCCCTATTACATCATCGAACGCTGGTGGGTGGTGCGGTTCTTTCCGCGCGCGTCCTTGCTGCCGGCGCGCCTTATGGCCTCGGCCTGGCGGTATTTCGCGCTGCTCGTGGTCTATCTCAGCGGATTTCTGGCGTTGCTCGCTTGCGCGCCGCTCTATTCCTCGACCGGCACCGCAACCGCCCTCATCCTCGGTTTCGTGGTGCCGTTCTATGTCTGGCAGACGCTGTTTGCCTTCTCGGTCCTGGTCCACCACACCCACCCCGACATTCCTTGGTTTGACGGCGCCGTCGACCGCAAGGACACCGTGCCGATGGAGCAGATCGCGCTTCATCTCGCCTTCCCCTATTGGTTCTCCTTTCTGGTCCATTTCATTTGCGAGCATCCGGTGCATCACGTGATGCCGCGCATTCCCTATCATCAGCTTTACGCGGCGCAGCGGCGGCTGAATGAGGTGTCGTCCGAGCTGATCGTCTATCAGCGTTTTTCCTTCGCCTGGCTCAACGACATGCTGCGCCGCTGCAAGCTCTATGATTACGAACGCAATTGCTGGATCGACTATGATGGCCGGCCGACGGCCGCCTCTCCGGTCACTGACGCGCTGCGGACGGCGATGGCGCGCAGTCGCGGCACGATGTATGTTCCGCCGCATGGCGCCACGGCGCCGGCGGCGTAG
- a CDS encoding fatty acid desaturase family protein — translation MTSRSATAETEPAPVPREHVRRALAPYLALAPGRALADFLIDYASYGAAIAGVLFAPWLAAKILCSLVAGIKIANLGTLGHDAAHGNLFRRRWQNRLVGVLAFLPGLYNFRLWLYDHHNIHHIVTNGEHWDAWKPFSKAEYDALPRFRRWREHLYRMPFGLGFAPYYIIERWWVMRFFPRASFLPARFMASAWWYFALLAVYLGGFLALLACAPLYSSTGTATALILGFALPFYVWQMLFSFSSLVNHTHPDIPWFDRPIDRKGTVPMEQISLHLAFPYWFALFVHFVYEHPVHHVMPRIPYHRLWAAQHHLKEIAPHDSVRQDFSFAWLNDMLRRCKLYDYERNCWLDFEGRPTAASPLSAARRAAVARGRGMKEAPRGTLVAAAE, via the coding sequence ATGACGAGCCGATCCGCGACCGCCGAAACCGAGCCGGCCCCGGTTCCGCGCGAACATGTCCGCCGCGCGCTCGCCCCCTATCTCGCCCTGGCTCCGGGGCGGGCGCTCGCCGATTTTCTGATCGATTATGCGTCTTACGGTGCGGCCATCGCCGGCGTGCTGTTCGCGCCCTGGCTCGCCGCGAAAATTCTTTGCAGCCTCGTCGCCGGCATCAAGATCGCCAATCTCGGCACTCTCGGCCATGACGCGGCGCACGGCAATCTTTTCCGCCGCCGCTGGCAGAACCGCCTGGTCGGCGTTTTAGCCTTTCTCCCCGGCCTCTATAATTTCCGCCTCTGGCTTTACGACCATCACAACATCCACCACATCGTAACGAACGGCGAGCATTGGGATGCCTGGAAGCCGTTCTCGAAAGCGGAATACGACGCCCTGCCGCGTTTTCGCCGCTGGCGCGAGCATCTCTATCGCATGCCGTTCGGGCTGGGCTTTGCGCCCTATTACATCATCGAACGCTGGTGGGTCATGCGGTTCTTCCCGCGCGCATCCTTTCTGCCGGCGCGCTTCATGGCCTCGGCCTGGTGGTATTTCGCGCTGCTCGCGGTCTATCTCGGCGGTTTTCTGGCTTTGCTCGCCTGCGCGCCGCTCTATTCCTCGACCGGCACCGCAACCGCCCTCATCCTCGGCTTCGCGCTGCCGTTCTATGTTTGGCAGATGCTGTTTTCCTTCTCCTCCCTAGTCAACCACACCCACCCCGACATTCCCTGGTTCGACCGCCCGATCGACCGCAAGGGCACCGTGCCGATGGAGCAGATCTCGCTCCATCTCGCCTTTCCCTATTGGTTCGCCCTTTTTGTCCATTTCGTTTACGAGCACCCCGTGCATCACGTGATGCCGCGCATCCCCTATCATCGGCTCTGGGCCGCTCAGCACCATTTAAAAGAGATCGCCCCGCACGATTCCGTGCGTCAGGATTTTTCCTTCGCCTGGCTCAACGACATGCTGCGCCGCTGCAAGCTCTATGATTATGAGCGCAATTGCTGGCTCGATTTCGAGGGCCGGCCGACGGCCGCCTCTCCGCTCAGCGCCGCGCGGCGGGCGGCGGTGGCACGCGGCCGCGGCATGAAGGAAGCCCCGCGAGGCACCCTCGTTGCGGCAGCCGAATAG
- the lipA gene encoding lipoyl synthase — MRVVIDHRLGGAVAAPGPRHPEKAHRPDNPIARKPAWIRVKAPTHPVYHETRALLAENRLHTVCEEAACPNIGECWSVRHATMMIMGDTCTRACGFCNVRTGQPAPLDGDEPARVADAIARLGLRHVVITSVDRDDLADGGAAHFAAVIEAVRARAAGTTIEVLTPDFLRKGEAWRQVAQARPDVFNHNLETVPRLYPAIRPGARYYQSLRLLDQVKAHDPAIFTKSGLMLGLGESRAEVMQVMDDLRIAGVDFLTLGQYLQPTVKHAAVDRFVPPEEFAEYAALARARGFAMVAASPLTRSSYHADADFAALRAARSAGCAA; from the coding sequence ATGCGCGTTGTGATCGATCATCGGCTGGGCGGCGCGGTTGCGGCGCCGGGCCCGCGCCATCCCGAGAAAGCCCACCGGCCGGATAACCCGATCGCGCGCAAACCCGCCTGGATCCGGGTCAAGGCGCCGACCCATCCGGTCTATCACGAAACCCGTGCGCTGCTCGCCGAAAACCGCCTGCATACGGTCTGCGAGGAGGCGGCCTGCCCGAATATCGGCGAATGCTGGTCGGTCCGCCATGCGACCATGATGATCATGGGCGATACCTGCACCCGCGCCTGTGGTTTTTGCAATGTCCGCACCGGCCAGCCGGCGCCGCTCGATGGCGATGAGCCGGCGCGGGTTGCGGACGCGATCGCGCGGCTCGGTCTGCGTCATGTCGTCATCACCTCGGTCGATCGTGACGATCTCGCCGATGGCGGTGCCGCGCATTTCGCCGCCGTCATCGAGGCCGTTCGCGCCCGCGCCGCCGGCACCACGATCGAGGTGCTGACCCCCGATTTCCTGCGCAAGGGCGAGGCCTGGCGGCAGGTGGCACAAGCGCGCCCCGACGTCTTCAACCATAATCTCGAAACTGTGCCGCGGCTCTACCCCGCGATCCGCCCCGGGGCGCGCTATTACCAGTCGCTCCGCCTGCTCGACCAGGTGAAGGCGCATGATCCGGCGATATTCACCAAATCCGGCCTGATGCTGGGCTTGGGCGAAAGCCGCGCCGAGGTGATGCAGGTGATGGATGATCTGCGCATCGCCGGGGTCGATTTCCTCACTCTCGGCCAATATCTGCAGCCGACGGTCAAGCATGCCGCCGTCGATCGTTTCGTGCCGCCTGAGGAATTCGCCGAATACGCGGCGCTCGCCCGCGCCCGCGGTTTCGCCATGGTCGCCGCCTCGCCGCTGACACGGAGTTCCTATCACGCCGACGCCGATTTCGCCGCCCTCCGCGCCGCGCGCAGCGCAGGCTGCGCGGCCTAG
- a CDS encoding type II toxin-antitoxin system RatA family toxin, which produces MPTHAERRVVGYRPEQLFDLVADIGKYPEFLPWCIGARVRAQSDAEVVADLTIGFGPFRESFTSRVALERPALIRVRYENGPFRYLNNQWRFAPDPRGTHVDFFVDFEFRSRILQAAIGVVFNEAVRRMVNAFLKRAGEVYGPPARQNPASPLVTAAKP; this is translated from the coding sequence ATGCCGACCCATGCCGAGCGCCGGGTGGTCGGCTATCGGCCGGAGCAGCTTTTCGATCTCGTCGCCGATATCGGCAAATATCCCGAATTTCTGCCCTGGTGCATCGGTGCCCGGGTGCGGGCCCAGAGTGACGCCGAGGTGGTCGCCGATCTCACCATCGGCTTCGGCCCGTTTCGCGAAAGTTTTACCAGCCGCGTCGCGCTCGAGCGGCCTGCGCTCATTCGCGTGCGTTATGAAAACGGCCCCTTCCGCTATCTCAACAATCAGTGGCGCTTCGCGCCCGACCCGAGGGGAACACATGTCGATTTCTTCGTCGATTTCGAATTCCGTTCGCGGATTCTGCAGGCCGCCATCGGCGTCGTGTTCAATGAGGCGGTGCGGCGCATGGTGAACGCGTTTTTGAAGCGCGCCGGCGAGGTCTATGGCCCGCCGGCGCGGCAAAACCCGGCCTCGCCGCTCGTCACCGCGGCGAAACCCTGA
- a CDS encoding threonine aldolase family protein, protein MALAPSLPDPALPPVRVNLFSDTQSRPSPAMRAAMAAAEVGDEQRGEDPTINALCARMATLLGKEAAMFLPSGTMCNEIAILTHCRPGDEILAHEMSHIATSEGGAPWALAGARVVGLPGARGMFEAATLDAALTPRGYRYAAPQTLLAVEQTANFGGGSVWPQAALAAVADLAHRHGLKTHMDGARLLNAVVASGIAAADMAAPFDSVWLDFTKGLGAPIGAVLAGDAAFIDAAWRWKQRLGGAFRQGGIAAAGCLYALDHHVARLAEDHANAARLAEGLAAIPGLAVETPETNLVFFELTNGLPIETLAARLRARGVLISVFGRGRGRAGLHLDITRADVEFAIESFRIAVEDD, encoded by the coding sequence ATGGCGCTCGCCCCATCTTTGCCCGATCCGGCTTTGCCGCCGGTCAGGGTGAACCTGTTTTCCGACACCCAATCGCGCCCGAGCCCGGCGATGCGGGCGGCGATGGCGGCGGCCGAGGTTGGCGATGAGCAGCGCGGCGAGGATCCGACGATCAACGCCCTTTGCGCCCGCATGGCGACGCTTCTGGGCAAGGAAGCGGCGATGTTCCTGCCCTCGGGCACGATGTGCAACGAGATCGCCATTCTCACCCATTGCCGTCCCGGTGACGAAATTCTCGCCCACGAAATGTCCCATATCGCGACCAGCGAGGGCGGCGCGCCCTGGGCGCTCGCCGGGGCGCGGGTTGTCGGCCTTCCCGGCGCGCGCGGGATGTTCGAGGCCGCCACCTTGGACGCGGCGCTGACGCCACGCGGCTATCGCTATGCCGCGCCGCAGACCTTGCTCGCCGTCGAGCAGACCGCGAATTTCGGCGGCGGCAGTGTCTGGCCGCAAGCCGCGCTGGCGGCGGTCGCCGACCTCGCCCATCGCCACGGCTTGAAAACCCACATGGACGGGGCGCGGCTTCTGAACGCGGTGGTGGCGAGCGGCATTGCGGCCGCCGACATGGCGGCGCCGTTCGACAGCGTCTGGCTCGATTTCACCAAGGGGTTGGGCGCGCCGATCGGTGCCGTTCTCGCGGGCGATGCGGCGTTCATCGACGCTGCCTGGCGTTGGAAGCAGCGACTCGGCGGCGCCTTCCGCCAGGGCGGCATCGCTGCCGCCGGCTGCCTTTACGCGCTCGATCACCATGTCGCGCGGCTTGCCGAGGACCATGCCAATGCCGCCCGCCTCGCCGAGGGGCTAGCGGCGATTCCGGGTCTCGCGGTCGAGACGCCGGAGACCAATCTGGTGTTTTTCGAACTCACCAACGGTCTTCCGATCGAGACGCTCGCGGCACGACTGCGCGCCCGCGGCGTCCTCATCAGCGTCTTCGGGCGCGGTCGTGGGCGGGCCGGGTTGCATCTCGACATCACACGCGCGGACGTCGAGTTCGCGATCGAATCATTTCGCATAGCAGTTGAGGACGACTAA
- a CDS encoding CinA family protein yields the protein MVPEEDEYRAAEALLGRLRARGLRLATAESCTGGLVAALITAIPGASDVFGHGFVTYANEAKIDLLGVPAALLAAHGAVSEAVARAMAAGALARAAAGVALAITGIAGPGGGSAEKPVGLVWFGLARAGEVRALSRKFLGSRNEIRAAATREAINQLQDFLN from the coding sequence ATGGTTCCGGAGGAGGACGAATATCGTGCGGCGGAGGCTTTGCTCGGCCGTCTTCGCGCGCGCGGGCTCAGGCTTGCGACCGCGGAAAGCTGCACCGGCGGGCTGGTCGCCGCCCTGATCACCGCAATTCCCGGGGCGAGCGACGTGTTCGGCCATGGCTTCGTGACCTATGCGAATGAAGCGAAAATCGACTTGCTGGGCGTGCCGGCGGCGTTGCTCGCGGCTCATGGTGCGGTGAGCGAGGCGGTTGCGCGGGCGATGGCAGCGGGGGCGCTGGCGCGGGCCGCGGCCGGGGTCGCGCTTGCCATTACCGGCATCGCCGGGCCCGGCGGTGGGAGTGCGGAAAAACCGGTGGGGCTGGTCTGGTTCGGGCTTGCGCGCGCTGGCGAGGTGCGGGCGCTGTCACGAAAATTCCTCGGCAGCCGCAACGAGATCCGAGCGGCCGCGACGAGGGAAGCGATTAATCAGCTTCAGGATTTTCTCAACTGA
- a CDS encoding phosphatidylglycerophosphatase A family protein translates to MKTAFARAIASGGGVGFLPRAPGTWASLFAAVVGAALLALGHHALLAAVLLAAIGGLWAIAEAGAGGHDPGWVVIDEIAGQWLALLPLGAPRFWPILLGFALFRLFDIWKPGPIGGLDRRHDTLGVMGDDLVAGGFAAAILWLVQRGGGW, encoded by the coding sequence ATGAAAACCGCCTTCGCGCGCGCCATTGCGAGCGGCGGCGGTGTCGGGTTTCTGCCGCGCGCCCCGGGCACGTGGGCGAGCCTGTTCGCGGCTGTGGTGGGGGCGGCGCTGCTGGCGCTGGGGCACCATGCGCTGCTGGCAGCGGTGCTGCTGGCGGCGATCGGCGGTCTTTGGGCGATCGCTGAGGCCGGCGCCGGGGGCCATGATCCGGGCTGGGTGGTGATCGATGAGATCGCTGGGCAATGGCTCGCTTTGCTGCCGCTCGGCGCGCCGCGGTTTTGGCCGATCCTGCTCGGCTTCGCGCTCTTTCGGCTGTTCGATATTTGGAAACCGGGGCCGATCGGCGGGCTCGACCGCCGCCATGACACGCTCGGCGTGATGGGCGATGATCTCGTCGCCGGCGGTTTCGCTGCGGCGATTTTGTGGCTGGTGCAGAGAGGGGGAGGCTGGTGA
- a CDS encoding lytic transglycosylase domain-containing protein: MMTSHPTGGETRPIIYDRRGIRRKAAPRYRGGMSHRRTVLPLLLLLPLVFAPPVCAQSPANTPANDVIAAIRGNDWPRAAALAAAIADPIAAKLVTYYRLLAPGAASAGDIADFIAANPDWPQQDLLARRQDEALIALADDRAAAAFCLRAPPVLPEAWLRCANAAAAIGDTAAAARAAGLAWSGGIDDPAAEAILVARWPAALTPAATWARFTRLLPRNATAAARALPEMTPAQQAAARAALALHADRPEAGDLLAALPAATRAWPLVFFETARWLRRAGRLADAAALWHASGVAATEGAGERAALFLAERENLARQILAGGDPAQAYAVIAGGLAGTDELAPVTRVEGTFLAGFIALTALHDPARAAPHFQALAALSPAVITQARAHYWLARTATAEGDRAGARAEYRRAADWPVTFYGQRAALALGWSPARLAGRIRALRDPTSSPLEAQDFARRDLARAANLLVAWGAANRARPFLTDLATRAPEPRYRALAARLGLSFGLPDVAVAIARRAGRDGAMLPEAGWPLAVDVPPRPLPPATVLGLIRQESSFDIAAVSPSGALGLMQLLPATARQVAHTLGLALVSGDLTRDASLNIRLGSAYLAALLGRFDGALPLALAAYNGGPSNVAAWLAANGDPRGDPSETAMIDWIERIPFGETRNYVERVAENIVIYQAKRHEPFRDPLAP; the protein is encoded by the coding sequence ATGATGACCTCCCACCCGACCGGCGGCGAAACCCGCCCGATTATCTACGACCGGCGGGGGATACGCCGCAAGGCCGCGCCGCGCTATAGGGGGGGAATGTCGCACCGCCGAACCGTTTTGCCGCTGCTGCTGCTCCTGCCGCTCGTATTCGCCCCGCCGGTTTGCGCGCAGAGCCCGGCGAACACCCCGGCCAACGACGTCATCGCCGCGATCCGCGGCAATGACTGGCCACGCGCCGCGGCACTCGCGGCGGCGATCGCCGATCCCATCGCCGCCAAGCTCGTCACCTATTATCGCCTGCTCGCCCCGGGCGCCGCGAGCGCCGGCGACATCGCCGATTTCATCGCGGCGAACCCGGATTGGCCGCAGCAGGATCTGCTGGCGCGCCGGCAGGACGAGGCTTTGATCGCGCTCGCCGATGATCGCGCGGCGGCGGCGTTTTGCCTCCGCGCCCCGCCGGTGTTGCCCGAAGCCTGGCTCCGTTGCGCCAATGCCGCGGCGGCGATCGGCGATACCGCGGCGGCGGCGCGGGCCGCGGGCCTTGCCTGGAGCGGCGGCATCGACGACCCGGCGGCCGAGGCCATTCTCGTGGCGCGCTGGCCCGCAGCCCTCACCCCCGCCGCCACCTGGGCGCGTTTCACCCGCCTCTTGCCCCGCAACGCCACTGCTGCCGCGCGCGCTTTGCCGGAAATGACGCCGGCGCAGCAGGCGGCGGCGCGGGCGGCGCTCGCGCTCCACGCCGATCGGCCGGAGGCGGGCGATCTCCTCGCCGCCCTGCCGGCCGCGACACGGGCTTGGCCGTTGGTCTTTTTCGAGACCGCGCGCTGGTTGCGGCGCGCCGGGCGGCTCGCCGACGCGGCCGCACTCTGGCACGCGAGCGGCGTCGCCGCGACCGAGGGTGCCGGCGAGCGTGCCGCCCTCTTCCTCGCCGAGCGCGAAAATCTCGCCCGGCAAATCCTCGCCGGCGGTGATCCTGCCCAAGCCTATGCGGTGATCGCGGGCGGGTTGGCCGGCACCGACGAGCTAGCGCCGGTCACGCGCGTCGAGGGCACGTTCCTCGCCGGGTTCATCGCCCTGACCGCCCTTCACGATCCGGCCCGCGCGGCGCCGCACTTCCAGGCGCTCGCCGCGCTATCGCCGGCGGTCATCACGCAAGCCCGCGCCCATTATTGGCTGGCCCGCACGGCGACCGCAGAGGGCGATCGCGCCGGCGCGCGGGCCGAATATCGGCGTGCCGCGGACTGGCCGGTGACTTTCTACGGCCAGCGTGCCGCCCTCGCGCTCGGCTGGTCGCCGGCGCGGCTGGCTGGGCGCATTCGCGCGCTCCGTGATCCGACCTCAAGCCCCCTCGAGGCGCAGGATTTTGCGCGCCGCGACCTCGCCCGCGCGGCCAACCTCCTCGTGGCATGGGGGGCGGCGAACCGGGCGCGGCCGTTTCTCACCGATCTCGCAACGCGCGCCCCCGAGCCGCGCTATCGCGCCCTCGCCGCGCGGCTCGGTCTCTCCTTCGGCCTGCCCGATGTCGCGGTCGCGATCGCGCGGCGCGCCGGGCGCGATGGCGCGATGTTGCCCGAAGCCGGCTGGCCGCTCGCGGTCGATGTGCCGCCGCGGCCGCTCCCGCCGGCGACGGTGCTCGGCCTGATCCGCCAGGAAAGCAGCTTCGACATCGCCGCCGTGAGCCCGTCGGGCGCGCTCGGGCTGATGCAGCTTCTGCCCGCTACCGCCCGGCAGGTCGCCCACACGCTCGGTCTTGCGCTGGTGAGCGGCGATCTCACCCGCGATGCCAGCCTCAATATCCGGCTCGGCTCTGCTTACCTTGCCGCGCTGTTGGGCCGCTTCGACGGCGCCTTGCCGCTGGCGCTCGCCGCCTATAATGGCGGGCCGAGCAACGTTGCAGCCTGGCTTGCCGCCAACGGCGATCCGCGTGGAGACCCCTCCGAGACCGCGATGATCGACTGGATCGAGCGCATCCCCTTCGGTGAGACGCGCAATTACGTCGAACGGGTCGCCGAGAATATCGTCATCTACCAGGCCAAGCGGCATGAGCCGTTCAGGGATCCGCTCGCGCCATGA
- the dapA gene encoding 4-hydroxy-tetrahydrodipicolinate synthase yields MFRGSLVALITPMRADGTLDEAALARFVEWQIAEGTNGLVPVGTTGESPTLSHAEHKRVVEIVLDVAKGRVPVIAGAGSNSTAEAIELARHARSVGADGALVVTPYYNKPTQEGLFLHFTAIADAVDLPIIIYNIPPRSVIDMSVETMARLAKHPNIVGVKDATANLARPLHTRAACGPDFCQLSGEDHTALAFLAAGGHGCISVTGNVAPKLCASMQRAWAEGRIDEAMAIQDRLLPLHDALFAETSPGPVKFAASLLGFSAAHCRLPLAPIADATAGRVRAAMAGLGLIA; encoded by the coding sequence ATGTTTCGCGGCTCGCTGGTCGCGCTGATCACCCCGATGCGCGCCGATGGTACGCTGGACGAGGCGGCGCTGGCGCGCTTCGTCGAATGGCAGATCGCCGAGGGGACGAATGGGCTGGTCCCGGTCGGCACCACCGGCGAATCTCCGACCCTGAGCCATGCCGAACACAAGCGGGTGGTCGAGATCGTGCTCGACGTCGCCAAGGGACGGGTGCCGGTGATCGCCGGCGCGGGCTCGAACAGCACCGCCGAAGCGATCGAACTCGCGCGCCACGCCCGATCCGTCGGCGCCGACGGCGCGCTGGTGGTCACGCCCTATTACAACAAACCGACCCAGGAAGGGCTTTTTCTTCATTTCACGGCGATCGCCGACGCCGTCGATCTGCCGATCATCATCTACAACATCCCGCCCCGCAGCGTCATCGACATGAGTGTCGAGACCATGGCGCGGCTGGCGAAACATCCGAATATCGTCGGCGTCAAGGACGCGACCGCCAATCTCGCCCGCCCGCTCCACACCCGCGCCGCCTGCGGCCCGGATTTCTGCCAGCTTTCCGGCGAGGACCATACAGCGCTCGCCTTCCTCGCGGCTGGCGGCCATGGCTGCATCAGCGTCACCGGCAATGTCGCGCCGAAACTCTGCGCGAGCATGCAGCGCGCCTGGGCGGAAGGGCGGATCGATGAGGCGATGGCGATCCAGGACCGGCTTTTGCCGCTGCATGACGCGCTCTTCGCCGAGACCAGCCCGGGGCCGGTGAAATTCGCCGCCTCCCTGCTCGGCTTTTCTGCGGCGCACTGCCGTCTGCCGCTGGCGCCGATCGCCGATGCGACCGCCGGACGGGTGCGCGCGGCGATGGCCGGGCTCGGCCTCATCGCCTGA
- the smpB gene encoding SsrA-binding protein SmpB: MAGKGEKGPRMITTGVAAQNRKARFDYAIGRTVEAGLVLKGAEVKSLRLGRATLSEAWAGEREGEIYLFNAYIPEYQGGVLSRFEPRAPRKLLLKRKEIRELAGAVSREGVTLVPLQIHFNDRGRAKLLLGLGEGRKKADKRAAIAARDWQRDKARIMRARG, encoded by the coding sequence ATGGCCGGCAAGGGCGAGAAGGGCCCACGCATGATCACCACCGGGGTTGCGGCGCAAAACCGCAAGGCGCGGTTCGATTACGCGATCGGCCGCACCGTCGAGGCCGGCCTCGTGCTCAAGGGGGCGGAGGTGAAATCGCTCCGTCTCGGCCGCGCCACCTTGAGCGAGGCCTGGGCCGGCGAGCGCGAGGGTGAAATCTACCTCTTCAACGCCTATATCCCGGAATACCAGGGTGGCGTGCTGTCGCGCTTTGAGCCGCGCGCGCCACGCAAGCTTTTGCTCAAGCGCAAGGAAATCCGCGAACTCGCCGGCGCGGTCTCGCGCGAAGGCGTGACCCTGGTGCCGCTTCAGATCCATTTCAACGATCGTGGCCGCGCCAAATTGCTGCTCGGCCTCGGCGAGGGGCGCAAAAAAGCCGACAAACGCGCCGCCATCGCCGCCCGCGACTGGCAGCGCGACAAAGCACGGATCATGCGCGCGCGCGGTTAG
- the rpmB gene encoding 50S ribosomal protein L28 has product MSRRCQITGKSVLTGNNVSHANNKTRRRFLPNLQETSLLSDVLGVEVTLRVTTRALRTIEHNGGIDAFLIATPARKLPAEAQVLKRRLLRAQARRAQAAA; this is encoded by the coding sequence ATGTCCCGCCGCTGCCAGATCACCGGGAAAAGCGTGCTGACCGGCAATAACGTCAGCCACGCCAACAACAAGACCCGCCGCCGGTTCCTGCCCAATCTTCAGGAAACTTCCCTGCTCTCGGATGTGCTTGGCGTCGAGGTGACGCTCCGCGTGACGACGCGCGCACTTCGCACCATCGAGCATAATGGCGGCATCGATGCCTTCCTGATCGCAACGCCGGCGCGCAAACTGCCGGCGGAAGCGCAGGTTTTGAAACGCCGCCTGCTTCGCGCCCAGGCCCGCCGCGCGCAAGCCGCCGCCTGA
- a CDS encoding sensor histidine kinase has protein sequence MSETILVFSLASFLLGGVAAGVALLRPLQRARQARWLARQAADQAEARCAALTRLVALSVHELRQTTLRLHGQAQVLAAEGSDPAARHAAPAAIETLSRTLLSLADDLDEHLHPARQQPVLHDEALALGPLIEETVATVVATLGPSRRKWRIAPELAEITLRADRRAFRQVLLRTLSHAARSSGHGDWIEISAETHPGGLALIITDEGAGLVHAEPAGLAEPPRRIADSRGLGLGLTLARSLIEAHGGRLAIESKPEIGTRVTLDLPRARTLAPQAAEP, from the coding sequence ATGAGCGAGACTATTCTGGTTTTTTCATTGGCCTCTTTCCTGCTCGGCGGTGTGGCGGCTGGGGTTGCCCTCCTGCGCCCGCTGCAGCGTGCGCGCCAGGCGCGTTGGCTGGCACGGCAAGCGGCCGATCAGGCCGAAGCACGGTGCGCGGCGCTGACCCGGCTGGTTGCCCTTTCCGTGCATGAGCTGCGCCAGACCACGCTGCGCCTTCATGGCCAGGCGCAGGTGCTGGCGGCGGAAGGGTCCGACCCGGCGGCGCGGCATGCGGCCCCGGCGGCGATCGAGACGCTGAGCCGAACGCTGCTCAGCCTCGCCGACGATCTCGACGAGCATCTCCACCCGGCGCGCCAGCAACCCGTTCTTCATGACGAGGCGCTGGCGCTCGGCCCGCTGATCGAGGAAACGGTGGCGACCGTGGTTGCGACCCTCGGGCCGAGCCGGCGGAAATGGCGAATTGCGCCGGAATTGGCGGAGATCACCCTGCGCGCCGACCGGCGGGCTTTTCGTCAGGTGCTGCTCCGCACCCTGAGCCACGCCGCGCGCAGCTCTGGCCATGGCGACTGGATCGAAATCAGCGCCGAGACGCACCCTGGCGGGCTCGCGCTGATCATCACCGACGAAGGGGCGGGGTTGGTGCATGCCGAACCGGCGGGGCTCGCCGAGCCGCCACGCCGCATCGCCGACAGCCGCGGCCTCGGTCTCGGTCTGACCCTGGCGCGCAGCCTGATCGAGGCCCATGGCGGCCGCCTCGCCATCGAATCGAAGCCCGAGATCGGCACCCGCGTGACGCTGGATCTGCCGCGCGCCCGCACCCTCGCCCCGCAAGCCGCCGAGCCCTGA